From Acidobacteriota bacterium, one genomic window encodes:
- the bamA gene encoding outer membrane protein assembly factor BamA, giving the protein MNNLRALGYVVLVSAILAFPAIANTKSSAKKDIAPAAAKSQQIVESVDIQGNRRLRDDDLLYFTKVRAGDVYDPAALERDLQELLSLNFFDKVKTRVLVEDGIRGGVNVIFEVVELPIIRDLQFKGAKALTEADILKEFREKRVGVSKEAIYDPVKAQGAKRILREMLASKGFPNAKVELEEEAVSATSVAITFNIEQGYRSRIIEIDFEGNQKFKDGELRDALTLVKETGLISRVKGMDILDLRKLEYDLQKNVRAYMWSKGYFQARIGEPEVVGLGYKRTGFPLLKAFPLPLVTSKDDTLKIRIPVTEGKVFRVGDLKVEGNSIFSEQLILAYVGLRKGEIADGKRLQDAIYEDLKKAYGQQGFVQYTAEFDPQFKDNPAKPDEGIVDITITIEEGKQFTLRRLEFTGNTFTRDKVLRREVLINEGDIYNQNYLDISVARLNQTQYFDPIDKDQDVEIRTDEEKGDVDLIVKVKEKGRQQISFNGGLSGIGGSFFGLEYSTNNLAGTGEILSFNMGAGNRQQSLQFTYQQPYFRDRPVSVGFSVFASRYKFFGEGTYLTQNQDILNDLYNPYGTVTTDESNLFTQTTYGANVFATAPLSELFFKKRRFTQFSRVGLTYQLSATSIADPEVNASADPAATIPVIYRQPNIITSRITGTFAYDTRQPAANGIDTLNGKSLSITAAFAGLGGDVRTYQPNITYSQFIPVRNKRSKNPHILAFRIQAGTIGTWSITDKIRNANSISFVGGVPAYERYYLGSENDIRGYNSRSIGPVAPFDTYVTSRNVVLTTNSSGTHDTNTGLPTRDVNELITLGQVTGISGANPALFSKNYRFIGGDTQLLTNVEYRLPIFGPATLAFFADVGSVFNLRKSGSQGINSEFLPDETFLGAGRLTALGLINTPVLESSFGSILYYRGRVMTKTDYINEFCRGNRFGCPTSLSPQVQQLFLRGDVQQNSLLDVDNAKFNKLKDFKASLGVEFRIQVPIVNVPFRLIYYYNPNANLGFTEELPGIFLPGKRSGFRFTVGRTF; this is encoded by the coding sequence ATGAACAATCTTCGCGCACTCGGATATGTCGTCTTGGTGTCGGCAATCCTGGCTTTTCCGGCAATTGCCAACACCAAAAGCAGTGCGAAAAAAGACATCGCTCCGGCCGCTGCTAAGTCTCAACAGATCGTCGAAAGCGTCGATATTCAGGGCAACCGCCGTCTTCGTGACGACGATCTGCTCTATTTTACCAAGGTCCGTGCCGGTGACGTTTACGATCCGGCCGCTCTCGAACGCGATCTCCAGGAACTACTCTCGCTGAACTTCTTCGATAAAGTTAAAACGCGTGTTCTCGTCGAAGACGGCATTCGCGGCGGCGTTAACGTGATCTTCGAAGTAGTTGAATTGCCTATCATTCGTGATCTTCAGTTCAAAGGGGCGAAGGCTTTAACGGAGGCTGACATTCTCAAAGAGTTCCGCGAAAAACGCGTCGGCGTTTCTAAGGAAGCCATCTACGATCCTGTAAAAGCTCAGGGAGCTAAAAGGATCCTTCGAGAAATGCTTGCTTCCAAGGGATTTCCGAATGCCAAAGTGGAGCTCGAGGAAGAGGCCGTATCTGCAACCTCGGTCGCTATCACCTTTAACATTGAACAAGGATATCGATCTCGAATTATCGAGATCGACTTTGAGGGAAACCAGAAATTTAAGGATGGCGAACTGAGGGATGCCCTGACGTTGGTAAAGGAAACCGGCTTGATCTCGAGAGTTAAGGGTATGGACATACTCGACCTGCGAAAACTCGAGTATGACCTGCAAAAGAATGTCCGTGCTTACATGTGGTCGAAAGGTTACTTCCAGGCTCGTATCGGAGAACCTGAGGTCGTTGGCCTCGGCTATAAAAGAACCGGATTCCCGCTGTTGAAAGCCTTCCCGCTGCCACTTGTCACTTCAAAAGACGACACCCTCAAGATCAGGATCCCGGTCACGGAGGGCAAGGTTTTCCGCGTCGGTGACCTTAAGGTCGAGGGCAATTCGATCTTCTCCGAGCAACTCATCCTCGCGTATGTCGGACTTAGAAAAGGCGAGATCGCTGATGGAAAAAGACTCCAGGATGCGATTTATGAAGATCTGAAAAAAGCCTATGGCCAGCAAGGCTTTGTTCAATACACGGCAGAATTTGACCCGCAATTCAAAGACAATCCGGCAAAGCCGGATGAAGGTATTGTCGATATCACGATCACCATCGAAGAAGGTAAGCAGTTCACGCTTCGACGTCTGGAGTTCACAGGTAATACGTTTACCCGTGACAAGGTTTTGCGTCGTGAGGTTCTTATAAATGAAGGCGACATCTATAATCAGAATTACCTCGATATCTCGGTCGCCCGCCTCAACCAAACTCAGTATTTTGACCCGATCGACAAGGACCAAGATGTCGAGATCCGCACGGATGAAGAGAAAGGCGACGTCGACCTGATCGTAAAGGTCAAAGAAAAAGGCCGTCAGCAGATCTCGTTCAACGGCGGTTTGTCGGGCATCGGCGGTTCGTTCTTCGGCCTCGAATATTCAACCAACAACCTCGCTGGAACGGGTGAGATACTGTCATTCAATATGGGAGCTGGCAACCGTCAGCAGAGCCTGCAGTTTACGTATCAGCAGCCTTATTTCCGCGATCGTCCAGTCTCAGTTGGTTTCTCGGTATTCGCGAGCCGCTATAAGTTCTTTGGCGAAGGCACATACCTGACACAGAACCAGGACATCTTGAATGATCTCTACAATCCGTATGGAACTGTCACTACGGACGAGAGCAACCTCTTTACCCAAACAACGTATGGCGCAAATGTGTTTGCTACTGCACCGTTGTCGGAGTTGTTCTTTAAGAAACGACGCTTTACGCAGTTCTCACGAGTTGGCCTGACTTATCAGTTGTCAGCGACAAGCATTGCCGATCCTGAAGTCAATGCGAGTGCTGATCCGGCGGCTACCATTCCGGTCATCTATCGCCAGCCGAATATCATCACGAGCCGCATAACTGGAACGTTTGCGTACGACACGCGCCAGCCAGCAGCCAACGGTATTGACACGCTTAACGGTAAATCGCTCTCGATCACGGCCGCCTTCGCTGGGCTCGGCGGTGACGTCAGAACGTACCAGCCGAATATTACCTATTCGCAGTTTATTCCGGTCAGAAATAAACGGTCCAAGAATCCGCACATCCTTGCCTTCAGAATTCAGGCCGGAACTATCGGAACCTGGTCCATCACGGACAAGATACGAAATGCTAACTCGATCTCGTTCGTCGGCGGCGTCCCGGCATATGAGCGTTATTACTTAGGAAGTGAGAATGATATTCGCGGTTACAATTCGCGTTCTATCGGGCCCGTCGCCCCGTTTGATACTTACGTAACGAGCCGGAATGTTGTACTTACGACAAACTCCTCGGGAACTCATGATACAAACACCGGCTTGCCGACCCGAGACGTTAACGAGCTCATCACACTGGGACAGGTAACAGGAATCAGCGGTGCGAATCCGGCCTTGTTCTCGAAAAATTACCGCTTCATCGGTGGTGACACGCAGCTTTTGACCAACGTCGAATATCGTTTGCCGATCTTCGGGCCAGCCACGCTCGCGTTTTTTGCCGACGTTGGCTCAGTTTTTAATTTACGAAAATCAGGCTCGCAGGGCATCAACAGCGAATTTCTGCCGGACGAGACTTTCCTTGGTGCCGGGCGTCTAACCGCTCTCGGCCTGATCAATACGCCGGTATTGGAAAGCAGCTTCGGCAGTATCCTTTACTATCGTGGGCGCGTAATGACCAAGACGGATTACATTAACGAGTTTTGCCGCGGAAACCGGTTCGGATGCCCAACGAGTCTTTCGCCGCAGGTTCAGCAGCTATTCCTTCGCGGCGACGTGCAGCAGAATTCACTGCTCGACGTCGATAATGCTAAGTTCAATAAATTGAAAGATTTCAAGGCGAGCCTCGGTGTCGAATTTCGCATCCAGGTACCGATCGTTAACGTTCCGTTCCGCCTGATATACTATTACAATCCGAACGCGAATCTCGGTTTCACCGAAGAACTGCCAGGTATATTCTTGCCGGGCAAACGGAGTGGATTCAGATTTACTGTCGGACGGACATTCTAG
- a CDS encoding OmpH family outer membrane protein has translation MKRFTTFALSFVFAAVFAVSAFAQAGAQPAMTKIGWLDTGAFADPKEGVTKYNTALTALDNEMKPRVTELQSIQTKVQTIAKDLEALQKPGVPVDQKAILAKQDEGQRLQREFEFKKKEYDAAVEKRSGEVLGPVSADISKAIQDFAKAKGYAVVLDIAALASANAILALDPGANITKEFITYYNARPAGTATAVAPK, from the coding sequence ATGAAAAGATTTACTACGTTTGCCCTCAGCTTTGTTTTCGCAGCGGTGTTTGCCGTTTCTGCATTTGCTCAGGCTGGTGCTCAGCCTGCAATGACCAAGATCGGATGGCTCGACACTGGTGCATTTGCCGATCCAAAAGAGGGCGTCACCAAATACAATACCGCCCTCACGGCGCTTGATAATGAAATGAAGCCCCGCGTTACCGAACTGCAGAGTATTCAGACCAAGGTTCAGACGATCGCCAAGGACCTCGAAGCTCTCCAGAAGCCGGGCGTACCGGTCGACCAGAAGGCAATTCTGGCAAAACAGGATGAGGGACAGCGTCTGCAGCGTGAGTTCGAGTTCAAGAAGAAGGAATACGACGCAGCAGTTGAAAAACGTAGCGGCGAAGTACTAGGCCCCGTTTCCGCTGACATCAGCAAAGCGATCCAGGATTTTGCGAAGGCCAAAGGCTACGCCGTCGTTCTCGACATCGCTGCTCTGGCGAGTGCAAATGCGATCCTTGCTCTTGATCCGGGTGCGAACATCACTAAGGAATTTATCACTTATTACAACGCTCGCCCGGCAGGAACCGCCACGGCCGTT